In Phacochoerus africanus isolate WHEZ1 chromosome 1, ROS_Pafr_v1, whole genome shotgun sequence, the following are encoded in one genomic region:
- the PCBP4 gene encoding poly(rC)-binding protein 4 isoform X1, with amino-acid sequence MSGSDAGLEEEPELSITLTLRMLMHGKEVGSIIGKKGETVKRIREQSSARITISEGSCPERITTITGSTAAVFHAVSMIAFKLDEDLCAAPANGGNVSRPPVTLRLVIPASQCGSLIGKAGTKIKEIRETTGAQVQVAGDLLPNSTERAVTVSGVPDAIILCVRQICAVILESPPKGATIPYHPSLSLGTVLLSTNQGFSVQGQYGAVTPAEVTKLQQLSGHAVPFASPSMVPAGLDPGTQTSSQEFLVPNDLIGCVIGRQGSKISEIRQMSGAHIKIGNQAEGAGERHVTITGSPVSIALAQYLITACLETAKSTSGGTPSSAPTDLPAPFSPPLTALPTAPPGLLGTPYAISLSNFIGLKPVPFLALPPASPGPPPGLAAYTAKMAAANGSKKAERQKFSPY; translated from the exons ATGAGTGGCTCAGAtgcggggctggaggaggagccagAGCTCAGCATCACCCTGACGCTGCGGATGCTGATGCACGGGAAG GAGGTGGGCAGCATAATTGGGAAG AAAGGAGAGACTGTAAAGCGAATCCGAGAACAG AGCAGTGCCCGGATCACCATCTCTGAGGGCTCCTGTCCGGAGcgcatcaccaccatcaccggGTCTACAGCAGCAGTCTTCCATGCAGTCTCCATGATCGCCTTCAAGCTGGATGAG GACCTCTGTGCTGCTCCTGCAAATGGGGGCAATGTCTCCAGGCCTCCAGTGACCCTGCGCCTTGTCATCCCTGCAAGCCAGTGTGGCTCACTGATTGGGAAGGCTGGCACTAAGATCAAGGAGATCCgagag ACAACGGGTGCCCAGGTGCAGGTGGCAGGAGACCTGCTCCCCAACTCCACAGAGCGTGCAGTCACTGTGTCTGGGGTGCCTGATGCCATCATCCTGTGTGTGCGCCAGATCTGTGCTGTTATCCTGGAG TCCCCGCCCAAAGGAGCCACTATCCCATATCATCCAAGCCTCTCCTTAGGTACTGTCCTTCTCTCCACCAACCAG GGCTTCTCCGTCCAGGGTCAGTATGGGGCTGTGACCCCAGCCGAG GTTACCAAGCTCCAGCAGCTCTCGGGCCACGCAGTCCCCTTCGCCTCACCCAGCATGGTGCCAG CAGGACTGGATCCTGGTACACAGACCAGCTCACAGGAGTTCTTGGTTCCCAATGAC CTGATTGGCTGCGTGATCGGACGCCAGGGCAGCAAGATCAGTGAGATCCGGCAGATGTCAGGGGCACACATCAAGATCGGGAACCAAGCAGAGGGCGCTGGTGAGCGGCACGTGACCATCACTGGTTCGCCAGTCTCCATCGCCCTGGCCCAGTACCTCATCACTGCCTG TCTAGAAACGGCCAAGTCTACCTCTGGGGGGACACCCAGCTCGGCCCCCACAGACCTGCCTGCCCCCTTCTCGCCACCCCTGACGGCCCTGCCCACAGCTCCCCCAGGCCTGCTGGGCACGCCCTATGCCATCTCCCTCTCCAACTTCATCGGCCTCAAGCCTGTACCCTTCTTGGCTCTAccacctgcctccccagggcCGCCGCCGGGCTTGGCGGCCTACACTGCCAAGATGGCAGCGGCCAATGGGAGCAAGAAAGCTGAGCGGCAGAAATTCTCCCCCTACTGA
- the PCBP4 gene encoding poly(rC)-binding protein 4 isoform X2, translating to MSGSDAGLEEEPELSITLTLRMLMHGKEVGSIIGKKGETVKRIREQSSARITISEGSCPERITTITGSTAAVFHAVSMIAFKLDEDLCAAPANGGNVSRPPVTLRLVIPASQCGSLIGKAGTKIKEIRETTGAQVQVAGDLLPNSTERAVTVSGVPDAIILCVRQICAVILESPPKGATIPYHPSLSLGTVLLSTNQGFSVQGQYGAVTPAEVTKLQQLSGHAVPFASPSMVPGLDPGTQTSSQEFLVPNDLIGCVIGRQGSKISEIRQMSGAHIKIGNQAEGAGERHVTITGSPVSIALAQYLITACLETAKSTSGGTPSSAPTDLPAPFSPPLTALPTAPPGLLGTPYAISLSNFIGLKPVPFLALPPASPGPPPGLAAYTAKMAAANGSKKAERQKFSPY from the exons ATGAGTGGCTCAGAtgcggggctggaggaggagccagAGCTCAGCATCACCCTGACGCTGCGGATGCTGATGCACGGGAAG GAGGTGGGCAGCATAATTGGGAAG AAAGGAGAGACTGTAAAGCGAATCCGAGAACAG AGCAGTGCCCGGATCACCATCTCTGAGGGCTCCTGTCCGGAGcgcatcaccaccatcaccggGTCTACAGCAGCAGTCTTCCATGCAGTCTCCATGATCGCCTTCAAGCTGGATGAG GACCTCTGTGCTGCTCCTGCAAATGGGGGCAATGTCTCCAGGCCTCCAGTGACCCTGCGCCTTGTCATCCCTGCAAGCCAGTGTGGCTCACTGATTGGGAAGGCTGGCACTAAGATCAAGGAGATCCgagag ACAACGGGTGCCCAGGTGCAGGTGGCAGGAGACCTGCTCCCCAACTCCACAGAGCGTGCAGTCACTGTGTCTGGGGTGCCTGATGCCATCATCCTGTGTGTGCGCCAGATCTGTGCTGTTATCCTGGAG TCCCCGCCCAAAGGAGCCACTATCCCATATCATCCAAGCCTCTCCTTAGGTACTGTCCTTCTCTCCACCAACCAG GGCTTCTCCGTCCAGGGTCAGTATGGGGCTGTGACCCCAGCCGAG GTTACCAAGCTCCAGCAGCTCTCGGGCCACGCAGTCCCCTTCGCCTCACCCAGCATGGTGCCAG GACTGGATCCTGGTACACAGACCAGCTCACAGGAGTTCTTGGTTCCCAATGAC CTGATTGGCTGCGTGATCGGACGCCAGGGCAGCAAGATCAGTGAGATCCGGCAGATGTCAGGGGCACACATCAAGATCGGGAACCAAGCAGAGGGCGCTGGTGAGCGGCACGTGACCATCACTGGTTCGCCAGTCTCCATCGCCCTGGCCCAGTACCTCATCACTGCCTG TCTAGAAACGGCCAAGTCTACCTCTGGGGGGACACCCAGCTCGGCCCCCACAGACCTGCCTGCCCCCTTCTCGCCACCCCTGACGGCCCTGCCCACAGCTCCCCCAGGCCTGCTGGGCACGCCCTATGCCATCTCCCTCTCCAACTTCATCGGCCTCAAGCCTGTACCCTTCTTGGCTCTAccacctgcctccccagggcCGCCGCCGGGCTTGGCGGCCTACACTGCCAAGATGGCAGCGGCCAATGGGAGCAAGAAAGCTGAGCGGCAGAAATTCTCCCCCTACTGA
- the ABHD14B gene encoding putative protein-lysine deacylase ABHD14B has product MAGVEQHEGTIQVQGQSLFFREARPGSGQAARFSVLLLHGIRFSSETWQNLGTLHRLAEAGYRAVAIDLPGLGRSKEATPAPIGELVPSSFLAAVVDVLDLGPPVVVSPSLSGMYSLLFLTAPDSQLRGYVPVAPICTDKINAVDYARVKTSVLIVYGDQDPMGQTSFEHLKQLPNHRVLVMEGAGHPCYLDKPEQWHTGLLDFLKELA; this is encoded by the exons ATGGCGGGCGTGGAGCAGCACGAGGGCACCATCCAGGTGCAGGGCCAAAGCCTCTTCTTCCGAGAGGCTCGGCCTGGCAGTGGGCAGGCCGCCCGCTTCTCTGTGCTGCTGTTGCATGGCATACGCTTCTCCTCTGAGACCTGGCAAAACCTGGGCACGCTGCACAGGCTGGCCGAGGCTGGCTACCGGGCTGTGGCCATTGACCTGCCAG GTCTGGGGCGCTCCAAGGAAGCAACCCCTGCCCCTATTGGGGAGCTGGTCCCCAGCAGTTTCCTGGCAGCTGTGGTGGATGTCTTGGACCTGGGCCCCCCAGTTGTGGTCAGCCCATCGTTGAGTGGCATGTACTCCCTGCTCTTCCTCACTGCCCCAGACTCCCAGCTCCGAGGCTATGTGCCAGTGGCCCCCATCTGCACTGACAAAATCAATGCTGTCGACTATGCCAGAGTGAAG aCCTCGGTTCTTATTGTATATGGAGACCAGGACCCCATGGGTCAGACCAGCTTTGAGCACCTGAAGCAGCTGCCCAATCACCGGGTGTTGGTCATGGAGGGGGCAGGGCACCCCTGTTACCTTGACAAACCTGAGCAGTGGCACACAGGGCTGCTGGATTTTCTGAAAGAGCTGGCATGA
- the GPR62 gene encoding G-protein coupled receptor 62, with amino-acid sequence MANATGLNAPEVAASIALILASVVEAAALLGNGALLVVVLRTPGLRDALYLVHLCIVDLLAAASIMPLGLLAAPPPGLGRVRLGPAPCRAARFLSAALLPACTLGVAALGLARYRLIVHPLRPGARPPPTLVLTAVWAAAGLLGALSLLGPPPAPPPAPARCSVLAGGLGPFRPLWAVLAFALPALLLLGAYGGIFLVARRAALRPPRPARGSRPRSDSLDSRLSILPPLRPRLPWGKAALAPTLAVGQFAACWLPYGCACLAPAARAAAAEAAVTWVAYSAFAAHPFLYGLLQRPVRRTLGRLARRALPRPPRACTSRAWHPRALLQHLQGPPEGPALGPSEAREQARDLAGEESLSMPEAT; translated from the coding sequence ATGGCCAACGCCACAGGGCTGAACGCCCCCGAAGTCGCAGCCTCGATAGCGTTGATCCTGGCGAGTGTTGTGGAGGCAGCAGCGCTGCTGGGCAACGGAGCGTTGCTGGTCGTGGTGCTGCGCACACCGGGACTGCGCGACGCACTCTACCTGGTGCACCTGTGCATCGTGGACCTGCTGGCTGCCGCCTCCATCATGCCGCTGGGCCTGCTGGCCGCTCCACCGCCGGGGCTGGGCCGCGTACGCCTGGGCCCCGCGCCCTGCCGCGCCGCGCGCTTCCTCTCGGCGGCGCTACTACCCGCCTGCACGCTCGGCGTGGCCGCGCTCGGCCTGGCGCGCTACCGCCTCATAGTGCACCCGCTGCGGCCTGGCGCGCGGCCTCCGCCCACCCTCGTGCTCACCGCTGTGTGGGCAGCTGCGGGACTGCTGGGCGCGCTTTCCCTGCTGGGGCCGCCGCCCGcaccgccccctgccccagctcgcTGCTCGGTCCTGGCCGGGGGCCTCGGGCCTTTCCGGCCGCTCTGGGCGGTGCTGGCCTTCGCACTACCCGCCCTCCTGTTGCTCGGCGCCTATGGCGGCATCTTCCTCGTGGCGCGCCGCGCTGCCCTACGGCCCCCGAGGCCCGCGCGCGGGTCCCGGCCGCGCTCCGACTCTCTGGACAGCCGCCTCTCCATTTTGCCGCCCCTCCGGCCTCGCCTGCCCTGGGGCAAAGCAGCCCTGGCCCCGACGCTGGCTGTGGGCCAGTTCGCAGCCTGCTGGCTGCCTTACGGCTGTGCGTGCCTGGCGCCCGCTGCACGAGCCGCAGCAGCTGAGGCGGCCGTCACCTGGGTTGCCTACTCGGCCTTCGCGGCTCACCCCTTCCTGTACGGCCTGCTGCAGCGCCCTGTGCGCCGGACGCTGGGCCGCCTCGCCCGTCGGGCGCTGCCTCGGCCCCCGCGGGCTTGCACGTCGCGGGCCTGGCACCCGCGGGCCCTCCTGCAGCATCTCCAGGGACCTCCCGagggccctgccctgggcccttcTGAGGCGCGGGAACAAGCCCGGGATTTGGCAGGAGAAGAGAGCCTGAGCATGCCAGAGGCCACCTGA